Proteins encoded within one genomic window of Flavobacteriales bacterium:
- a CDS encoding acyl-CoA desaturase: MTQVSERKPVERPGFGGSQKDDFFHVLRQRVSEWFQKEGIPTYGNGAMWRKAIFLISCFLLSYGLFYADLPGWLLLVNAGFNGFLTALLGFNIAHDAVHGSFSPNSRVNKWLGLTFNVVGANDFLWKIKHNMIHHTFTNVAGHDDDIMQVKILRIEPTKELLKIHRYQYIYAFLLYPLATLSWVFIRDYANFFREDFKAASGRKHPTSEFLRLIGYKLLYYILFLALPIYFIDRPWYHIALGFVVLHMVEGLVLSIVFQLAHVVEKAQFPVPKENNDLERSWAAHQMYTTADFARGSKLVTFLVGGLNFQVEHHLFPKICHIHYPELAPIVKATAEEFGLPYNDYRTLGMALHSHVRTLRDFGAQFVPETALAT, translated from the coding sequence ATGACACAAGTAAGTGAGCGTAAGCCGGTGGAAAGGCCGGGTTTCGGCGGTAGCCAGAAAGACGATTTTTTTCATGTGCTTCGTCAGCGTGTTAGCGAGTGGTTTCAGAAAGAAGGCATCCCAACCTATGGTAACGGTGCTATGTGGCGGAAAGCCATATTTCTGATCTCATGTTTTCTACTGTCCTACGGACTCTTTTATGCTGATCTGCCGGGATGGTTGTTGTTGGTCAATGCTGGGTTTAATGGTTTTCTCACGGCCCTTCTTGGATTCAACATTGCGCATGATGCCGTGCATGGTTCTTTCTCTCCGAATTCACGCGTGAATAAATGGCTCGGACTTACTTTCAATGTGGTCGGGGCAAATGATTTTCTCTGGAAGATCAAACACAACATGATCCACCATACATTTACGAATGTGGCCGGACATGATGATGACATCATGCAAGTGAAGATTCTTCGCATTGAGCCGACCAAAGAGCTTCTGAAGATTCACAGGTACCAGTATATATACGCCTTCCTGCTTTATCCTCTGGCTACCTTGTCGTGGGTGTTCATCAGGGATTATGCTAATTTTTTCCGGGAGGATTTCAAAGCGGCAAGTGGTCGCAAACATCCCACCAGTGAATTTCTCCGCCTTATCGGATATAAGCTGTTGTATTATATCTTGTTCCTGGCCCTGCCCATCTACTTTATCGACAGGCCCTGGTATCACATTGCCCTGGGGTTTGTGGTGCTTCATATGGTAGAAGGTCTGGTGCTTTCCATTGTTTTCCAGTTGGCACATGTGGTTGAAAAAGCACAATTCCCTGTCCCCAAAGAGAACAATGACCTGGAAAGAAGTTGGGCAGCACATCAGATGTACACCACGGCCGACTTCGCCCGAGGCAGCAAACTGGTGACCTTTTTGGTTGGCGGACTCAATTTTCAGGTGGAGCATCACCTGTTTCCCAAGATATGTCACATTCATTATCCGGAACTTGCACCTATCGTTAAAGCGACTGCCGAGGAGTTCGGGCTACCATACAATGATTACCGGACCCTGGGTATGGCGCTGCATTCACATGTCAGAACACTGCGGGATTTCGGGGCGCAGTTTGTTCCTGAGACGGCTCTTGCCACCTAA
- a CDS encoding TonB-dependent receptor — protein sequence MMRMLRILHVFVPLLFVAHPMAAMDNQSGVSVQGTIREETTSEIIPFVNVVLVDLPDSIQRGGTVTNNQGVFVIPDVKPGSYFLVVSFIGYEQLVVAPFDVKETTGVVDLGDMHIRQTSISLGETEIVGEKSTYELALDRKVYNVGKDLQSNNGSATEVLENVPSVSVDVEGNVSLRGSGNVTYFINGRPSALLRSNPAAALQQIPASSIERIEVITNPSAKYKPDGSAGIINIVLKEEKTDGVQGTWLVNAGNGDRYNTNLNLGITKGKMTAFAGCGLRWDKRPGSITDQRTYMDSLGQVESFYERHAVRDYKSFATMVNGGMEFKPDNKTSLSIQGNAYRRIMNRPMVFDIRTSDMLHEVTLDYLTNQDGLEDESEAEASVAFEHDLKKEDHGISAEVNVATYHELETHEYNEQYHFPDVFNADRSLRLLKNGKQLEAAFDFHRPVGEEGELEAGYEGIGFRDDIRNSGMHMDTSSGQWVGDPEKYSYFRVVQQQHALYGTFGFPLKELQVMTGLRIEQSFLRATLFSLDSVTLNRYLKVYPTLHLSYEVNDKVEAQVNYSRRVNRADGDELNPFPVYSDPRNFESGNPLLRPEQIHSLEAGVQRKGDKVTLIPTLFYRYTFDAFAEVVVPVKDSLLMTTYDNISSERAAGLEFLVQGRPIKRWLINFNSSVFYNEIDASNLGYGNSLSTWTWHVQVSNNIELAKQWMIQWTGRYRAPSLTPQGRFLGYTVFNAGLKKEMLKGKLSLVITASDVFHTLRWMHEVHSQVLDQTVKYDRRSQIVFVGCSWHFGRDLKTKKKDELKFDDGM from the coding sequence ATGATGCGGATGCTCAGAATTCTTCATGTCTTTGTGCCGTTGTTGTTTGTGGCTCATCCTATGGCTGCCATGGATAACCAGTCAGGTGTGTCCGTGCAGGGAACGATTCGGGAGGAGACTACCTCCGAAATCATTCCATTTGTAAACGTTGTGCTGGTAGATCTTCCCGACAGTATTCAACGGGGAGGTACTGTTACAAATAACCAGGGGGTGTTTGTGATCCCGGATGTCAAGCCCGGCAGCTATTTTCTTGTCGTTTCCTTCATCGGATATGAGCAGCTTGTTGTTGCGCCATTTGATGTAAAGGAAACAACCGGAGTTGTGGACCTGGGCGATATGCATATCAGGCAGACGAGCATTTCCCTGGGTGAAACCGAGATCGTCGGAGAAAAATCTACTTATGAACTGGCCCTGGATAGGAAGGTGTATAATGTGGGCAAGGATCTGCAATCCAACAATGGTTCTGCCACGGAGGTCCTTGAAAATGTACCCTCGGTATCCGTGGATGTGGAAGGCAATGTAAGCCTCAGGGGATCCGGCAATGTGACTTACTTTATCAACGGTCGCCCGTCCGCTTTATTAAGAAGCAACCCGGCGGCGGCGCTGCAGCAGATTCCCGCATCCAGCATCGAACGGATAGAGGTGATCACCAATCCGTCCGCCAAATATAAACCTGATGGTTCAGCGGGCATCATCAACATCGTGCTCAAAGAAGAGAAGACCGATGGCGTTCAGGGCACCTGGCTGGTGAATGCAGGCAATGGCGACAGGTACAATACCAATCTCAACCTCGGCATCACCAAAGGTAAGATGACAGCCTTTGCAGGTTGCGGTCTGCGGTGGGACAAGAGGCCTGGAAGTATAACGGATCAGCGCACGTATATGGATAGCCTCGGACAGGTGGAAAGTTTCTATGAACGTCATGCGGTGCGTGATTATAAATCCTTCGCAACCATGGTCAACGGCGGGATGGAATTCAAGCCTGATAACAAGACCAGTCTCAGTATTCAAGGTAACGCTTACCGTCGAATCATGAACCGCCCCATGGTTTTTGACATCCGCACAAGTGACATGCTTCATGAGGTTACCCTGGACTATCTTACCAATCAGGATGGCTTGGAAGATGAGTCCGAGGCAGAAGCCAGTGTCGCCTTTGAGCACGATCTGAAAAAGGAAGACCACGGCATATCCGCGGAAGTAAATGTGGCGACCTACCATGAACTGGAGACCCATGAATATAATGAACAGTACCATTTCCCTGATGTGTTCAATGCAGATAGAAGTTTACGATTGCTGAAGAATGGCAAACAACTGGAGGCCGCTTTCGATTTTCACCGGCCGGTTGGTGAAGAGGGTGAACTGGAGGCAGGATATGAAGGCATAGGGTTTCGGGATGATATCCGGAACAGCGGCATGCACATGGATACTTCTTCCGGTCAGTGGGTGGGTGATCCGGAGAAGTATAGCTATTTCCGCGTGGTTCAGCAGCAACATGCACTGTACGGGACCTTCGGCTTTCCATTGAAAGAGCTACAGGTGATGACCGGGTTGAGGATCGAACAATCTTTTCTTCGTGCGACATTATTCAGTCTGGATTCAGTGACGTTGAATCGCTATTTAAAAGTTTACCCAACACTCCATTTGAGTTACGAGGTGAATGACAAAGTTGAAGCACAAGTGAATTACAGCCGCAGGGTAAACCGTGCGGATGGCGATGAACTCAATCCATTCCCCGTGTATTCAGATCCCCGCAATTTTGAATCCGGGAATCCCTTGCTCCGGCCGGAACAGATTCATTCTCTGGAAGCGGGTGTCCAACGTAAAGGAGATAAGGTCACCTTGATTCCGACATTGTTCTACCGTTATACCTTCGATGCATTTGCTGAAGTTGTTGTGCCGGTAAAGGACTCTCTGCTGATGACGACCTATGATAACATCTCATCGGAACGGGCGGCCGGCCTTGAATTTCTTGTGCAGGGCAGACCCATAAAACGATGGTTGATCAATTTCAACAGCTCGGTGTTCTATAATGAGATTGATGCATCCAACCTCGGATATGGAAACAGCCTGTCAACCTGGACCTGGCATGTGCAAGTCAGTAACAACATTGAGCTGGCGAAACAATGGATGATCCAATGGACAGGAAGGTACCGTGCACCTTCATTGACTCCACAAGGCCGTTTTCTGGGATACACTGTATTTAATGCGGGACTGAAGAAAGAAATGTTGAAGGGAAAACTGTCATTGGTGATCACGGCATCAGACGTGTTCCATACTTTGAGGTGGATGCATGAGGTACACAGTCAGGTGTTGGATCAAACGGTGAAATACGACCGGCGCTCCCAAATCGTGTTTGTCGGATGTAGCTGGCATTTCGGCAGGGACCTGAAGACCAAAAAGAAAGATGAGCTGAAATTTGATGATGGGATGTAG